One Telluria mixta DNA window includes the following coding sequences:
- the egtB gene encoding ergothioneine biosynthesis protein EgtB: MGASEHRLSTAYEHVRQRTLHLAEPLTAEDCCAQSMPDASPVKWHLAHTTWFFETFILEPREPGFRPHNPAFRVLFNSYYNGVGAKHPRAQRGLLTRPTLAEVQAYRAIVDARVLRLLAAAPDDAELMALVELGLQHEQQHQELILTDVKHLLSRNPLYPAYIDSPLPASGPVEPLAWIDFDGGLAEIGHAGEGFAFDNESPRHRQYLQPFALASRLVTNGEYLEFVEAGGYRDPALWLSDGWDLVANGTLAEPLYWVRDGDRLREFTLHGLQALDLARPVTHVSLYEADAYARWRGARLPTEAEWEFAARDAALTCGDLHPRAAGSSGLAQMFGECWQWTASSYAPYPGFAPAAGAIGEYNGKFMVNQYVLRGASCATPHGHARASYRNFFPAGARWQFTGIRLAR; encoded by the coding sequence ATGGGAGCTTCCGAACACCGCCTGTCGACCGCGTACGAACACGTGCGCCAGCGCACGCTGCACCTGGCCGAACCGCTGACGGCCGAGGACTGCTGTGCCCAGTCGATGCCCGACGCGAGCCCGGTCAAATGGCATCTCGCGCACACGACGTGGTTCTTCGAGACCTTCATCCTCGAGCCGCGCGAGCCCGGCTTCCGGCCCCACAACCCGGCCTTCCGCGTGCTGTTCAACTCGTACTACAACGGCGTCGGCGCGAAGCATCCGCGCGCGCAGCGGGGCCTGCTGACGCGCCCGACGCTGGCCGAGGTGCAGGCCTACCGGGCCATCGTCGACGCGCGCGTGCTGCGCCTGCTGGCGGCTGCGCCCGACGATGCGGAACTCATGGCACTCGTTGAGCTGGGCCTGCAGCACGAACAGCAGCACCAGGAACTGATCCTCACGGACGTCAAGCACCTGCTGTCGCGTAATCCGCTGTACCCGGCCTATATCGACTCGCCGCTGCCCGCATCGGGCCCGGTGGAGCCGCTGGCCTGGATCGATTTCGACGGCGGCCTCGCCGAGATCGGCCACGCTGGAGAGGGCTTCGCCTTCGACAACGAAAGCCCGCGCCACCGGCAATACCTGCAGCCGTTCGCGCTCGCGTCGCGTCTCGTGACGAACGGCGAGTACCTCGAATTCGTCGAGGCGGGCGGCTACCGCGATCCGGCGCTGTGGCTGTCGGACGGCTGGGACCTCGTCGCGAACGGCACGCTCGCCGAGCCGCTGTACTGGGTCCGCGATGGCGACCGCCTGCGCGAATTCACCTTGCACGGCCTGCAGGCGCTGGACCTGGCGCGGCCCGTCACGCACGTGTCGCTGTACGAGGCCGACGCGTACGCGCGCTGGCGCGGCGCGCGCCTGCCGACGGAGGCGGAGTGGGAATTTGCGGCGCGCGACGCGGCGCTGACCTGCGGCGACCTGCATCCGCGCGCGGCGGGCAGCAGCGGACTCGCGCAGATGTTCGGCGAATGCTGGCAGTGGACGGCGAGCAGCTACGCGCCTTACCCCGGCTTCGCCCCGGCCGCGGGCGCGATCGGCGAATACAACGGCAAATTCATGGTCAACCAGTACGTGCTGCGCGGCGCGTCGTGCGCGACGCCCCACGGCCACGCGCGCGCCAGCTACCGCAACTTTTTCCCGGCCGGCGCGCGCTGGCAGTTCACCGGCATCAGGCTGGCGCGATGA
- the egtD gene encoding L-histidine N(alpha)-methyltransferase gives MLNATSPAVPVVNNDGLHVPAELAASLTARQAWISPKFLYDPLGSKLFEAICELPEYYPTRTEAGIFDLHGPEIARTVGTGSTLIDLGAGNCAKAANLFPLLQPRQYVPVDISAEFLLDAVERLRQRFRHIEMRPLGMDFSGSLELPDSVREERRLFFYPGSSIGNFTPEEARDFLQRVHAQCGHDGGLLIGIDLAKEHTVLDAAYDDALGVTAAFNLNVLRHVNRLLGADFDIRQWRHRGFYNPAQGRVEMHLEAQTAQQVTWRGGSRRFAAGEWIHTENSYKYRQSDAVGLLAQAGFAATRVWTDPKQWFAVINARALSH, from the coding sequence ATGCTGAACGCGACGTCGCCCGCAGTGCCCGTAGTCAACAACGATGGATTGCACGTACCCGCCGAACTGGCTGCGAGTCTCACCGCGCGCCAGGCCTGGATTTCGCCCAAGTTCCTGTACGACCCGCTGGGTTCGAAGCTGTTCGAAGCGATCTGCGAATTGCCCGAGTACTATCCCACGCGGACGGAAGCCGGCATCTTCGACCTGCACGGCCCCGAGATCGCGCGCACGGTCGGTACCGGCTCCACGTTGATCGACCTGGGCGCCGGCAATTGCGCCAAGGCGGCGAATCTGTTTCCGCTGCTGCAGCCGCGCCAGTACGTCCCTGTCGACATCTCGGCCGAATTCCTGCTCGATGCCGTCGAGCGCCTGCGCCAGCGCTTCCGCCACATCGAGATGCGGCCGCTCGGCATGGATTTCTCGGGCAGCCTCGAACTGCCCGACAGCGTGCGCGAGGAGCGCCGCCTGTTCTTTTATCCCGGCTCGTCGATCGGCAATTTCACACCGGAGGAGGCGCGCGATTTCCTGCAGCGCGTGCATGCGCAGTGCGGGCACGACGGGGGCCTGCTTATCGGCATCGACCTCGCCAAGGAACACACCGTGCTGGACGCAGCCTACGACGACGCGCTGGGCGTGACGGCCGCGTTCAACCTCAACGTGCTGCGCCACGTGAACCGCCTGCTGGGCGCCGACTTCGACATCCGCCAGTGGCGCCACCGGGGCTTCTACAACCCGGCCCAGGGCCGCGTCGAGATGCACCTGGAAGCGCAGACCGCGCAGCAGGTGACGTGGCGCGGCGGCAGCCGCCGGTTCGCGGCGGGCGAGTGGATCCACACGGAGAACAGTTATAAATACCGCCAGAGCGACGCCGTCGGCCTGCTGGCCCAGGCCGGGTTCGCGGCCACGCGCGTGTGGACCGATCCGAAGCAGTGGTTCGCCGTGATCAACGCGCGCGCACTGTCGCATTGA
- a CDS encoding IS4 family transposase, producing the protein MFNVNPFSIMALQLDLDYSASLTPQEFDRFASLIDPAWIDEALQQTGTVSVRRRRLPADRMVWLVIGLALFRNEPIWHIVKQLDLADGPAASTPVPSASVAGRERLGEAPLEWLFKRTASCWGERAPAESALFHGLRSYAVDGVVWSVPSTPENEREFGRPRGGDGRDGAWPQLRAVCLMDTHSHLLRAVDFGECQTGELSYAKTLIQAAPDNSLTIFDRAYFSAAFLLDWQRSGLQKHWLIRTKTSLCYEVVCQVAPGDCLVRLPVSPQARRQHPDLPSHWQARLIECTVGGQPRRFLTSLCDAHRFPARDVAAHYVQRWEIELGFREMKQGMLKKAPVLRSRLPELVRQEVWGMLIAYNLLRHEIAQMATELNVPPQRLSFQWLALAIVTALYHWPLETPGTFPKRLASLREQARAYLLPERRTRSYPRTIKSRKSKYPTKHASPA; encoded by the coding sequence ATGTTCAACGTAAATCCGTTTTCTATCATGGCTCTGCAACTTGACCTGGATTACTCGGCCTCGCTGACGCCGCAGGAATTTGACCGTTTCGCCAGCCTTATCGATCCGGCGTGGATCGATGAGGCTTTGCAACAGACTGGCACTGTGTCGGTGCGTCGTCGTCGGTTACCGGCCGATCGGATGGTCTGGCTGGTAATTGGACTGGCATTGTTTCGAAACGAGCCGATCTGGCATATCGTCAAACAGCTCGATCTTGCCGATGGCCCGGCAGCCAGCACACCTGTCCCCAGTGCTTCAGTGGCGGGGCGTGAGCGTTTAGGCGAAGCCCCATTGGAATGGCTGTTCAAGCGGACGGCAAGCTGCTGGGGTGAGCGTGCCCCAGCGGAGAGTGCGCTGTTTCATGGCCTGCGCAGTTATGCTGTTGATGGCGTGGTCTGGTCGGTGCCGAGCACGCCAGAAAACGAAAGGGAGTTTGGCCGGCCCCGGGGAGGTGACGGACGTGATGGCGCTTGGCCGCAATTGCGTGCCGTCTGCCTGATGGATACCCACAGTCACCTGCTGCGCGCGGTCGACTTCGGAGAGTGCCAGACAGGTGAGCTGAGCTATGCAAAGACACTGATACAGGCTGCGCCTGATAACTCGCTCACGATTTTTGATCGAGCCTATTTCTCGGCCGCGTTTCTACTGGACTGGCAACGGTCGGGCCTGCAAAAGCATTGGCTGATACGCACCAAAACCTCGCTGTGTTATGAGGTAGTCTGCCAGGTGGCTCCCGGTGACTGTCTGGTACGGCTTCCCGTCTCACCTCAGGCGCGTCGGCAGCATCCGGATCTTCCCTCGCACTGGCAGGCTAGACTGATCGAATGCACGGTGGGCGGACAGCCTCGACGATTTCTCACCTCGCTGTGCGATGCGCATCGTTTCCCCGCGCGTGACGTCGCCGCACACTACGTGCAGCGATGGGAGATCGAACTCGGTTTCAGGGAAATGAAGCAAGGCATGCTGAAAAAAGCGCCTGTCCTGCGCAGCAGGCTGCCGGAACTCGTGCGCCAGGAAGTATGGGGAATGTTGATCGCCTACAACCTGCTGCGCCATGAAATTGCCCAGATGGCCACTGAACTGAACGTGCCACCGCAGCGCCTCAGCTTCCAATGGCTGGCCCTGGCCATCGTTACCGCGCTGTACCACTGGCCGCTCGAAACACCCGGCACCTTCCCCAAGCGATTGGCATCGCTACGTGAACAAGCACGTGCCTACCTTCTACCAGAGCGACGAACACGCTCATATCCGAGAACAATAAAATCCAGGAAATCCAAGTACCCAACAAAACATGCCAGCCCCGCTTAA